The DNA segment CTCGTTCCGTGAAAAACTACAAAAAAATCAATACAGCTTCCGGTGCACGGCGATCACCTTGCCGAGCAAGCGGAAGTCTCCAGACGACTCGTCATAGAACATAGCTTTCAAGGACGCGTTGGCCGGCTGCAGCCTAATGCGGCCCTTCTCGCGGTAGAACCGCTTGACCGTCACCGCGCCATCGACCATGGCGATGACCGTGTCGCCGTTGTTGGCTTCGGGCTTTTGCAGCACGACGAGCAGGTCGCCGTCCTTGATGCCGTCCTCGACCATGCTGTCGCCTTTGACGTACAGCGCGAACTTTTCACCATCCGGCATGTCCGACGGGTCGATCTTGAAGTAGCCCTCGATGTTCTCCTCGGCGTACCAGGGCGTGCCGGCCGGCGCGTAGCCCAGAATCCGCAGGGTTCCTCGGGAGACAGTATCAACCAGCAGGTCGATCGAGCGGGCTCTGTTGGACGAGCGCCGTAGGAGGCCCTTCTTGGCCATCCGCCCGAGGTGCGCGTGGACTGTGGACGACTTGATTCCGAACTCGTCGCCGATCTCACGTACTGTGGGCGGCATGCCGCGGTCCTCGATGAACTGGCCGATGAATTGAAGGATCTTGTGCTGCATGGCGGGGAGGTTGTTCATGGTGGCCCCTTTACTTCTTGGGGCAAGCATAGGCTAACGGATGTTAGCTGTCAAGGAGTGGGAGGTATATCCTGCCAACGGGAATTAGCAGCGGAGAGGCTACCGCATCCCTAGTCGATCTTTGAAGCGGCGAATGATCTCTTCGGTTATGAACCGGGGATTTGATCGCTGAATGGCCAGCGCCGTTTCCAATGCGACCTTGGAATCAATCACCTTTCGTTCGACCAACATGGCGAGCGGCTCCAAACCCCAGAGTACAAAGATCGAATTCGATTTGCATTCACGTCGCAGGCGACCATCGTTGGTGACGCAGGTCCAGCCACGATCTTTTGCCAGCAAGAGGCAGATCCGATCCTCGAATGACAGCGCTCCCCGTTTGGCAGCCGCCTCGAGGAGCATCTCGGTTTCCGGCATGACGAGGTCGAGACCGAGCTCAAGCAAATCACCGTGTCCGAGAGACTCGACTTCGTCCAGAACAGGCTGCGCGACCGCCACCCGACCGATGTGCCGCGCGATCAGGGTCAGCATGGAACGGTCCGACTTACAGAAGTCGATGAGGACGTTGGCGTCGAGAATCAAGAAAGTGGGCGGCGTGGGTCGCATTCGGTTTTAGTCCACCCACGAGGCGGTCAGGTTGCGCATGGCCTCCAGGTCGATGTTGAGGATTTCTGCGCCACGGCTGAGGGAGATGTCTTCCTGTTCGATGGCGATACGCACGAGGCGTTTGAGCCGGTCCTCGACAAAATCGTCGGTGGACAGGTGTGCCGGTTCGTAGGCCTGTAGCGATTCCGACATCTCGCGGCGGAAACCGGCGGGATCGAGCGCCTCG comes from the Candidatus Alcyoniella australis genome and includes:
- the lexA gene encoding transcriptional repressor LexA yields the protein MNNLPAMQHKILQFIGQFIEDRGMPPTVREIGDEFGIKSSTVHAHLGRMAKKGLLRRSSNRARSIDLLVDTVSRGTLRILGYAPAGTPWYAEENIEGYFKIDPSDMPDGEKFALYVKGDSMVEDGIKDGDLLVVLQKPEANNGDTVIAMVDGAVTVKRFYREKGRIRLQPANASLKAMFYDESSGDFRLLGKVIAVHRKLY